Part of the bacterium genome, GGTCGAAGCAGTGGTTTGTTGACTTCCACTGGCAAAGGCCGCTTGCCGATCTCGACAAAGTACAACGAGCCAACGATGGCGCTGGAACTGTAGCGAATCCCGGCCCATTTGCCGGTGAAGTCGATTCGTTCGACTTGGGCGCGATGGCGTTTCAGAATCAGAGCGTGTTTGATGGCATCAGCGAATTTCGCCGCCACATTAAGGATTTGAGCGGCATTCGCGTCTATCGAGATGGCTTTGCGATCCGAGTGGATCACGACTGGCTAAAGCTGGGCGCACAATGGACCTCGGCCCCATCGTATTACGGACTCAAGCCCGACAACACGCTCGGATACATCGCCCTGTCCGCCCGTGACAACATGGAGCTTGAGGAGACGACAGACCGGGAAGGCTTCAAGGATTCGCCGTATTTTCGCAACTTCTATGCTTTGCTGGAAGAATTCAAGTCATTCACGACCGCGGCCCATGAGTTCTTCGGGCGCTCTTGGGCCGAATTCCGCAAGATGCGGAACGAAGCATTGGCGCAAGTAGACTCTCGGAAGACGGTAGAGGACATCTCACAGGCGATCAAGAAGGGACTCGCCGAAGCGCCGCAGCACCAGAAGAGCCTCGAGGTGTTAAAGGTAAGGCTTGGCGCGAGCGCGACGGCCTCAAAGGCGGTCGTGTCGCGACTCCAGTCCGCAAAGGAGATTACGCCCGAACTACGCGAGAAGTTGACCGGTGCGCTATCCGACCTTGAGCCGCTGCTTACTGAAGCCAAGGATGTGATCGTCCGTCTGTCTGCGTATCTCGAAGAGATCGGTTCGCTTCGCGGCATGGGTCAGGTGCTCGAGGATCGCGTTGATGGACTGCGCCGACAGATGGATGACATGTACGAGATGGTTGCCCTCGGTTTGACGGCCGAAGCGCTATCGCACGAAGTCTACAATGTGGCCGATCAGCTTGCAAAGCGAACCAAGACCGCGCAAACGACGCTCCGTAATGAAGGCATCAACGACCGACCGATCCTCGCGCTCATTGAGTACGTGCAATCGTCAGTCATGGCTCTCCGCAAGCAAATGTCATTTCTGTCGCCTTCTCTTCGATATGTTCGTGAACAACGGAACGATATAATAATTCGGGAATTTATGGCCGACCTTATTGACTATTATCAGGATCGTCTGAGAAAAAGCAATATTTCAATCGCCCTCTCCACCTCGGAGGCGACTGTTTTTACCATAAGAATGAACAAGGGCAAGCTTACGCAAGTTATTGATAATCTCATTTTAAATAGTGAATATTGGCTTAAGGAAGACATCGCACAAAAGCGAATCAAGAATGGTAGCATAACAATAGAAGTATCTCGGCCTTTTATTCGAGTTTTCGATGACGGTAGCGGCATCGATCCGAGCGTTGAGCACGCACTCTTCGAGCCATTTATTTCCGCCAAAAAACAAGGTCGAGGGCTCGGGCTTTTCATCGTTAAGCAGCTTTTAGATTCTGAAGGCTGCAGCATCGGACTAGTCCCTGAACGAAATCGTCGTAAGCGATATTTCAAATTCCAGATCGATCTGCGAGGTGCCATAAATGAGTAATGGTGGACACGCAACAGATGCGAGAAAAGCTTTAGCTGCCTTGTTCAACAAACTTGGTA contains:
- a CDS encoding ATP-binding protein, producing MEKDTRPHFEVHPSVVYQLGESLISDAVQALIELVKNCYDADANYAKVVIDTQGSFEVDGAKYPSAGGRIIVEDDGHGMGLEDIKAGWLIISNRKKRELKQAKKTTPGGRTPLGDKGLGRLGVQRLGENLEIFTKAKGDSGYHFGFSWLDFETAPKLENVDIHLAEVQYSRQHGTKVVVSGLKEPDIWRGQVAIKRLEQELSRMISPYRQIRDFTVAVEVDGKLLELLEVSDRIRDIAPVRYQLAFDGTQLVVHGRARLDHFRPSNAKEAEQFALIAESDDGKAFFDFLQAQKLSRTLGLTRSRSKQWFVDFHWQRPLADLDKVQRANDGAGTVANPGPFAGEVDSFDLGAMAFQNQSVFDGISEFRRHIKDLSGIRVYRDGFAIRVDHDWLKLGAQWTSAPSYYGLKPDNTLGYIALSARDNMELEETTDREGFKDSPYFRNFYALLEEFKSFTTAAHEFFGRSWAEFRKMRNEALAQVDSRKTVEDISQAIKKGLAEAPQHQKSLEVLKVRLGASATASKAVVSRLQSAKEITPELREKLTGALSDLEPLLTEAKDVIVRLSAYLEEIGSLRGMGQVLEDRVDGLRRQMDDMYEMVALGLTAEALSHEVYNVADQLAKRTKTAQTTLRNEGINDRPILALIEYVQSSVMALRKQMSFLSPSLRYVREQRNDIIIREFMADLIDYYQDRLRKSNISIALSTSEATVFTIRMNKGKLTQVIDNLILNSEYWLKEDIAQKRIKNGSITIEVSRPFIRVFDDGSGIDPSVEHALFEPFISAKKQGRGLGLFIVKQLLDSEGCSIGLVPERNRRKRYFKFQIDLRGAINE